A window of the Xenopus laevis strain J_2021 chromosome 9_10L, Xenopus_laevis_v10.1, whole genome shotgun sequence genome harbors these coding sequences:
- the LOC121397955 gene encoding uncharacterized protein LOC121397955 yields the protein MDLVYQQAKIRNGPSFDLTWPHATPSVPNTRKVAVTIHKTNASSLDSFHRSAEPSHEKTKNKDSGKKCPLCGKAHPLLKCSAFREKSIEACKAFLKENICYKCCSSTSHLAKDCKVCVKCTECDRTQHSTPWVTCVGFASHQERQQAWRGGKGHCYSYIKGLPPRAKGKENAALHRPLLQILILQVPGTLTSLLTDIHIPASPSTE from the exons AAGGAATGGCCCCAGTTTTGATCTCACTTGGCCACATGCAACCCCTTCAGTACCTAATACTCGCAAAGTAGCAGTAACCATACACAAAACTaatgcttcctctttagattcTTTTCACAGATCTGCAGAACCTTCTCATGAAAAGACAAAGAACAAAGACTCTGGAAAGAAGTGTCCCCTATGCGGAAAGGCTCATCCTCTTCTGAAATGCAGTGCCTTCAGAGAAAAGTCCATAGAGGCCTGCAAAGCATTCCTAAAGGAAAACATCTGCTACAAGTGCTGTTCATCGACATCTCACCTTGCCAAGGACTGTAAGGTCtgtgtaaaatgcacagaatgtgacCGTACACAGCACAGCACACCCTGGGTTACTTGCGTGGGTTTTGCCTCACACCAAGAACGCCAGCAAGCATGGAGAGGAGGAAAGGGACACTGCTACAGCTACATCAAAG GACTTCCACCTAGAGCCAAAGGGAAGGAAAATGCTGCACTTCATAGGCCACTCCTGCAAATACTCATCCTACAGGTTCCAGGGACACTTACCTCTCTACTTACAGACATCCACATACCTGCTTCTCCCTCCACTGAATAG